The segment CGAAACAGAAGCTAATCATGTCTATCAGACATGTTTGCAGATAGCTTGTACAGCAAGCGCGTGCGAAAAGGGTAAAAAGAGCGAGTAATCGACAAGTTGCAGTATACAATAGATACCTAGTGACGAACAAAAAGAATACCCTTGCTCCCTTTTAAGCCATACACCACGAACAAAGAGATATTTCTTAAGTACTGCTTTTAAAAAAACCTCCCATTACCAACCACACCATGCAACACCATGCACTTCAGTGGCAGGCTGGGTCTAAACGTATTACATTGGTTGTCAGGAGACAAAGGGGGCCCACCCACCCCCACaaggctatcatttaatttttataagaactAAACAAAATTTCAAGAAATACATACAGTGCTAAAAAAAGTACGATTAAAATTGTTGTGAAATGAACGAATATTATTTTAGTAATATTCAGTAATATTGTCTAATGTTTAAGGGGGCCCACTTGCCCGATGGCAAGCTGACACTGCCCAGTCCAACTGATAAACTCTATCCTACGACCCGCAGGTTCCTCAGTCCCCTAGACAACCCCCCAATTCCCCAACGTTCCCCGCAACTCACCGTGGTGTGCGTGTACACGTATCCGTCAGGGTTGAAGACAGGGAAGATGTACCAGTCGTGGGACTCGGCGAGCGATCGAACGTCAGTGTTAGTGCTGTGCAACAGTTCGTTCAGCATGTAAAGGATGGTGGCGGGTCCGATCCATTCCCTAGCGTGGATCCCGGCCTCCAGGACGACACCAGGCTTGTTAGCGCCGAAAGACAGCTTCACACCCTTGATCTGACGTTTCTCGTAGGTATTTCCAGCCACGATCACTTGGACCTTCTTGGGGTTGGCCTTGGCCAGGCTCTCCAAGTAGGCGTAGATCTCCTCGAGGGTGTGGTAGTTGTTTAGGTCGAAGGCGACCAGGGGCTGCACTGCTGGCCTCTCGTTGTCGATCAGGGTTTGAACGTTGTTGACATACGTCTCGTAAGGGATTTGGAACTTCTCCATCAGCTGGATGAAGTCCGGCACCTTGTGCGGCGCCACCATCACGTCGGCGAAGTTGTCTCGGACGCTTGGCTCTTTCCACATGGAGTACTGTGAATTTTAAGGGGGTTGAAACGATTATCGCGGGGACTGTGATTTGGGATCGAGGGGATTGAAAGGGGTGTCGCGAGGTTTGATGGTATCTGGAGGTGCGGTTAGTCCTTTTGATTCAAGGTGGGAAAGAGATTCCTAGTTTGGGTGGAGGAAGGTGGAGGAAATTGGAATTTGATGGGTTTGAGGGATTAACTTGTCTTCTTTTTTTCAACTCTACTTGGTGGAGCTCTTTTGCTCGCAACACTCGAAAGCGACTTCTTCTGATATATGAAAATACTGTTATAGTTTTCCTGGCGGATAGAGTTTGCTGGCTATAGATCGGGGGATACACTCGCGAAAGAAATTTTGAATGATGCCAAACGCAGATGACGATCCTGGGTTTTAATTCATATAGGATTAACATACGTACCGAGTCAGACACATCTTCCAAGGTGCGCACAATCGACAACTGCTCCTCCGTGTTAGGCGTCACACGGAACACCTTGTAGTTGTCATATTTCACCTTCTCAGCTGTCGCCAAAGCGACCAAACCGACGAGAATTAGCTTCCACATGGTGCTTCTGCTAAACAAATATCAACACCTTTATCAACGCTAGGTTCACCCTCGTTTCTACACCCATTTCCACGAGCACCCGTCGAATTGGCGGGTAAACGAAAATAAGCattattttccaaaatcgatttattccatttaaataTACCTTAAGTACAAATAGTATTAAGGTGCACTCTTAAAAGTTAGAAGGCCTAGGAGGAAATGAATGTGTGTATAACTTCTTTGAGCGCAATTACTAATTTACGGTACAAATTGGTTGTATTAATGCTATGGCTTTTTTCGCTGTCCCCTTTCGAAATTTGAAATCCGCCAAATTGCTGTAAACACAGCGTAACAATCGAAGCTACACGAAACAAACTACTTCAACTCCCAATATCGAACGGGCGATGGAACGTGTCGCTAAcgtttaattataatatttaaacgATAATTCCCGAAGCCATCCACAAGTTCAACGtataaaaaaatgtccaaaaatccgtatagaaaataaatattaagtcggtgcaaaagttcgttcggtTTATTCAGTCGAAAGTCTTTATGGCCTCTTGCAATTTTTCTAGTGAAAGTGCAAGCAGGTGTAATAAAAGAAGACGCTTCCGTACACCTGATATGGCCTAACGAATTTTTGCACTGCCCCAATAATTACGAACACAGTAGGGTTCTATTAAGATGATCGTCTTACCCTGTCCTACCACGAGAGAAGTTTGCGTGGTCAGTCTCTGGTTCGTTGTATTTAAACGGTTTATCTGCACACGGCACCAACAAATCATTTTCTGCCGGATCGTTATTCAAAAATCATATCATCGATCAATTAAGAAGCGTACTTATTGGGTCTGAATGTCCGCCTTATCAGATTCGGCTCGAGTGAGTTATCTCGCCAGGCCACTCGATGTATCGTCGCGATTTCACAATCAGTTGCAAACGAGTTTTAATTCCGGGACACTTAAGGCTCCTCTTGGACCGCGATTACAGGCAGTGGCGGATTATAAGGTGCGGCCGATGAGcagccgcctgggcccctgcctagAAGGCCCCCATCAGGGCCCCGTCTTCCAAAGgaattacgattttatccaaacactatatttctttttgtttccTGTAATTTCCATACCAAAAGCGCGtagatttatttgtaattctgttctgCGCACAGgatgtcccagaacgtttgcctcCTGGGCCTTATTCCACCACTGACTACAGGTATAATGACatttcttttcacatttccagcCGTGCAATCTTAATCGCGAAATTGCCACTCGACCGCGTGTTTAAGAAACATGAATTTCGATGAAACGCACTCGAATTGATACCATCTCCTTCGCTCTCCTTCGTTGGAGGGGATATTGAGGTTTGTGTCTTGCAACAGAGGTGTTTGCATTATTTCAGTTCGCgaataaagtttaaattttaagtgaaaatgcttaaataaatattatgggacgagaagaccctatagaattttataatttatttttatcaaatttatattcgctattaataaattattttgtttgttaataatttcgagaataaggATGATTTTGTATCGAATGCTCATGTAATAGGTAAGGATAGCCATAGAAAAgaattttcatgatttttaatCGCAGTACAGATCAATAGGTCTTGGTGCTTGAATCATGAAGATGGAATCAGCGATTGGGAGCGATTACAGGTGATATTCCTGGGTCTAGAGTCTATATTTTTGGACCAGTATCTGAAATCGAGATAAGAGGGAAATCCGAAAAGGAGGGAGCCGCGCTGTGTTTGTAATCAAACTTCCACTGACAATGACAATTGGAATTCATTGCTTTGAGGCGTTCCAGAGGAGACACTTTAATGACTGCTGCTATATTTACCCTTTAACCAATCTTTCCAGTATTGAAAAGAAGAAACGGATAGTGTAACAGCCAGTCTCCACTAATTTAAGGAGAACGCAGAAGATTTTTCCACGTGGAAAAAGGTAATCATCAAAGAAAACATAATGTAGAATATGTATTATTCTTCGTCTTATCTTTCCTAATCAACAACTTCAAGCtttgtataatattaaaataaaaaaagtttacgaAACAAGCACACGTATTAATATGTTTAAGTTTATGTCTGGTATCTTGACTCGCAGATAATTTCAAGAATTGATAAACACTGGACTCTCTTCAAGAGCAATCAGTGTTACACTGCTGCGGCTGCTCCATATCCAAGTTTCGCAGCTTGCTGGAACATGACGACCAAAGAATCCAACGTCTCCTCTGCAGTCGGTATAATCTGACTTGCTGGAAGAATGAAGCCGTATCTTCCGGTATCTCGAAGTTCATAGGTGAACGGTATGGGAGTGTTGTACGTTCCTCGGACCCAGTCCATCGATCCACCCGATGCAACGTCTGAAAGAGCAGGATAGAGGTGAGGAAAAGTAAAGCGAAGCAAAATGATAGaactttcaatcgaactttttttttaggtcttttacggtttcgcagatatcttaatgtataaagcagaaagtttatatgtttgcGTGTCGCCTACAAACTTTGCCTCCGCCcgttatgcctggctaatctaGATGAATCTGGctatttttacaaaaacaactaaaaactttttaaatttgttttctataaaatcaaaatctaaattccaggcgaagccgagtagtgcaGCTATATAGTTCGTGATAATATGAGAACTCTTAATTCCTATGAGGGTGGGTTTCAACCCTAGCACCGTTTCATTCTCGAAACAAGAAATTAGCGagacgttattagcatcacttgagccaCGTTTCTGTAAAGTTggaaatttttatgaattttcttcTTCCTGAACATCCCTTGTTAGCTGAAGACATTTTGTTACCTAATAATCTTATTGGGTAATAATCTTAATTGAAGAGTTCTTGCAGAAAAGACTGtgtgtgaaaattaaaaaaaaaaattataggaaaatattctacgtgccaatggtaatactataggatagaattttatttttggcaCTTCAGTGTTTTCTACGTGGAGTCCTGAATAATTATTCTGTTTTCCTACATCCCCTTTATCACAATTAACTTGCATTCgagaattcttttcttttgcctGAGCTCTGCGATATTCTGTCCTTTAACGTtgctaattatattaatttaatcGTTGCAATCCGTATCACTCGAGGCTGCAGCCTCGTCGCATGCACACCGAATCGAATAGCAAACGCGGACCTTCGGGTTAATCATTCTACTCGCGCCCGATTAATCTACTCACATATAACGTCCACGATATTTCCGACTTTGTATCTCGTTCCGTATCTCTTCGACAGAGCCTGGATGGAGTGATTCCCAATTTGGAGCAGGTCGTCGTAGTTGTCGAGCCTTCTGCTGGTGTGGCCGTAAGGGATCAGCAACAGTTGGCTGTAACTGTGGAAGGCTATGTAGGAGAATATTTTCTCGTGTATGCTGTCGATGTACTGTGACATGGTCCTCGTTTCTGTTTCGGAGAACGGCTTGTCGCCTGGGTAGATCTCGCTGCAGGGATAGGGGCTGGTACCACCCTCTGAAACGGTAACGATTCGACagaaatttaattcaatttcgTAGTCCTTAAAAAAGGAATCTCTACTATTTTCTAAGAATTTTCGTCTTCTGCATATGGATTCTTACTTTTCACATTGGTATGGGAGTTTAAATTTGTGAGGGAAGGTATTTAAAAGCTATGgtttgcagcagaaaatttgtGGTAAAGAGGGAAACAAGTAGgttttattttgaatttaacGAATTCTGGCAGAAAAAGTACTTCTGTGGGTGTATAGTTCTTGGATAACAACTAATTCTGTAATAACTGTACTGCTGTGTTAATTTGAAAAGGTGGTTTTGAGAGAAATGATTTTTCGTGTTTTGTGTTACGCTATCGGTATCTTATATAAATAGGTTTAGGTTAAATATTAtctaaatatttgtaacaaatcCGTAAAAAAAACTAAGTGTAAAATTAACTGTTGTTACgcctttttattactttttttattactaatatttgCAGTTATGCTGttatttcatttaacagccaggCAACGATTTCACATACCTACGTCCAAATtataaactgttatatatccAGTTTCAATGCAAATGtagttttcttatttaataatggTACCCTTGCATCAAATCACcccaaaataaataatttttaggatttcattttaaagaaagtaaacgttatagtattaaaaaaaaacactttagcTTGTTCTTGTACACCATTGAAGATAATAAGAAAAAATGTTAGCATATTTTATGTAATACCGCTGTCTGTCGGTGGCTGTAACTGTCCTGTTGATACAAAAATATCtgcgaaatttataatttatttcttaaaccaagaaaattcttaaagtttataCGATTCTCCATGGAGTCATCTACGATCATAACTTTTCGAATCtgctttttattataaacattttcGTGCGTAAAATTACCCGCTTTTTTAAAGTTCGTGGGTTAAACTTGATTCAGAATGATTAAGAATTTTCTTGGATAGTTAATTTCAGATAATTCTACAAGGCGTTATAAATtccgcagattttttttatcaccaAGACACCGCCGCCAATAGACAgcagtattaaataaaatatgcaaaaaacaaaaattgtattatctTGAATGATGAACAAATACaggctaaaatattttttttttaaataaaatcctaaaagtTACCTATTTTGGAGTGATTTGATGGGAGGGTACCTTTGATATACATATAGGTGAAGAATTTTTGTGCAACCTGTCGGAAATAACTGAATTTAAGCAAAAGTTGCAGATACGCCCTTTGGAATTTATAGAGAATGTAATTTTGGCAAATCAGCACCTGCCCAGTGAAAGTTCCAATTCCTATTCGGATCCGCTCCGACGCAACCCCTTCCAGTTGGTCGCCTAGTTTTCCTCCAAAGTCGATTCTAAAACAAAAGATCGTACTCTGAACCATCATAAATTCTTTCTGTTTCAATCAATCCATGAAATTGCCCGCGCGATTATCACATCTTATTGATTATTATCAGTCACGCATGCGAATGcgtacattttaattaaaacgaatCGCAATTCATTGAAGCTTCTTGGCTGATTATAGATAATGTACGATAGCCGCAGGTCGTTGATAAGACGCCGAACATAAAGCCAGACTTTATCAGCCATCGATGCGTATAGAAAGTGAGAAATCGCCTTGTCTCGTTTGTATACAGCCAATTATCTCTTTGTACACAAATTAAAACATTtcgattttataattaaattatatcaAAGTCACTGCATTAAGTCGGTGCGAAAGTTCGTTCGCCACCTTCAGGTGATGTTAGGTGTACGCAAGTGTcttctttttaaccgacttcaaaaaggaggaggttacacattcgaccgtacgtaactttttttttatatatgtttgtccccgcataactcctccgCATATGCACCAATTTTAATGATCGTTGTTTTTACTCGaacgtaaaaataaataaggacaataaaattgcaataaaaagtgaaaaataattgtttcccttatttaatctacgactctcaattctTTCAAGTCTGCGCCaggtttacacagtgcaaatgatgaggcgccaacataaaaaaaaatgagagtcgtagattaaataagggggaaaattatttttcactttttagtgcagttttattttttttttaagtcggttttaatttttgttttactaaGTCTATTTGTACCTTCACCAGAAACACCTTTTGGTGGCAAAAGACCACCAAAgaaaatagtttaataaaaaaaaagcgtagTACATTTTGACTTTTAATAAACACTTCGACCCAATAATATTTAAAACCTTTTTTACCGTTGTGTGCGTGTACTCGTAGCCGTCTGGGTTGAATACAGGGAAGATGTACCAGTCGTAAGATTCTGCCATGTACCTGACACGTGGATCGTCGCTAAGTATTAGTTGGTTGAGGATGTACGTCACGACGGCAGGCGATATCCATTCCCTGGCGTGTATGCCACCCTCGATGAACACACCAGGATTACCCTCTTTGTAGGAAAGCTTCACGCCCCTTATACTTCTTCCCTCGTAACTGCTTCCACCTGTTAGGGGCTTCACGATTTCGGGGTGCTGCGTTGCCAGAGAATCCAGCCAGCGATAAATCTGAAAGGCAGAGCAAGGCACTTTAACCAGcaatatacagtagcggacaagaaagttaccactttttcgagccaccctacttctattacatttcaatatcaactcagaactacagtatgtgcctaatatacatattctgaaagagaattagaagctgtataaaacccagctacagttgaatttatttaactaacaaacaaaaaccctacgtaacattaaacaagacaacagaCGTTTAAAgcaaaagttaccacttttcaaaattaataaaaacatataatattttgtgggggcaccttttgcttttaggacaacctaacaACTTACtgaacgtggtaacttctttgtcggccccaaaaaagTATTACCACGTttcaaaagtaacacttttgtttgtcagttaaataaattcaaatttaactgggttttatacagcttcaaattctccatcagaatatttaataaaacataccacagtcccaaatgtaagtatgctaaaaaataacaaaaaaatagcaaatcgaaaaagtggtaacttttttgttcgCGGTATCCTATGTAGCGATGATTTCTGAGTCACTTTTTTTCCAAGTTACAATTAAGTTCTGCCATTTGTCACGGTAATTTCGATAGTAGATAAAGTATAATAGCTATGTCGATATGATAAAACACGATAGCGCGGCAGTGTATGGCAAGTTATAATAACATAATAATACGAGAGAGATAGTAGCAGAGTGTGATTGTATAACGTGGCAAATTGTCGTGATTAATTTCTCTCACTCCACCGGCTTCCATAAAATACCAAGCATCTATTCATAAATACTGTAATTGAATATTTGCTATCTTACTAATTGGATATTTGCTGTCTTACTACGCTCAGCCGATGATAACCCAGCCAGTCGAAATTGCCCTTTAAACCACCACGAGGATTTTCGTCGTCGATGTACTTCTGCACGTCGTCCATCATCAATTCAGGGACAAGCCTCGTCGTGTTGCTGAATTTCATGAACTCCTGAAGCTTTGCTGGCGCTATCATAACGTTCGTAGTGTCATTGACCCTCGGCTGTCCCCAAAAGTTGTAACCATCGTCGTCCTGCATGGTCTTCAGTAGTTCCAGACTGGTATTGTCAGCCACAAAAACCTTGTACAATCTGTAGCCATCGTAGCGCACCTTGTCAGCGGTACAAGCTGCCCCAAGAAGGAGAAGGTGCAAGAAAATCACTTTCATCGTGGGATTGGCTTTCATTCAGACAAGCCAATGGAGAACTTATAAAAACTTTTGTGAAAATCTTAAAGGACCTCTGAACTGCTGTACACCATTATTTCAGCTTTTAATATTCCTTCAACAGTACCAATGCACGTGGGCCCTCTGTTTGGCGAATATGACTTCTCCTCAGCTTTCCAAGTCTCAACAATTCAAACTTTCATGAATATCTTTAAAACATCTTGCAATTCCGTGCAATTATTTCGTCGAAAGCTTTCTCAATTTTCTCCCAGAAGTGTCAGTGCATatgtctttttttattttgtaaactcaAGTTTTCCTCAATTTCCACAAAATTCTACCCTCGATATCCACTGTTCGgctatttatttctctttaattcTCCCACCCCTAAATCACAGATAAGAAGCAGTAGCGAACAGTTTCACTGAAATTTCCTCCCTCGAATTCGGGGGAATACTGGGATCCCTCGATCGATTTTCAAACAAAGGTCGACCGCCCCGCGGTGGCGGCGTCTCTCCACTGGGGAACTTCAGCTTTCCCGCGAGGAAATGGAAGCGGAAGCGCGGCGTTACTGGTTCTAAAGTTTCTCAAATCGACGCAGCGCTCTCGAGATGCGAGGCAGGTATGCGCCTGTAAGGTGAATCCTCCCGTGACTTTATATACGTGCCAGGAGACCGCGGGCGGTAAAAATATACTGTACGTGAGATAAgtgtaaacaaaaaaaaaatacgggcACACACATTTGCATGCAAGATGGGGCATGGGAATCCTCGGGAGATTGCAAACAAGCGGTGCCCCTCGATGGTTAAAGACCTCGGAGGTAGATACCGTTCGAACATATCGATAAACCGAGGTTGTCGACACCCACTTGACAAAGCACCCTCGTCCTTCCTGTGGGCCAACATTCCTGAAtgcattttttacatatttattttttttttttaatttcaaccaTTTCGACTCGTCAACTCGTGCGCGGACTTAAAAATCGATTTGTTAAGGTCACGTTTGTGGCACAGTTGGAAAGCAACGTTACTATTGTATAAGGGTTAATATAGATTGTTGGGTGTATTTAGTTTCCTCGCAGAGGTATTTATTCCTCTTCTTGCTGTAACTTAATACGCCTCTACTGACCTTGGTAAAAGGTAAtgctttttttttccacgcggAGAAGGTAAGAGGCATGTTGATAATTAAGTAGTGGATTCTGTAAATTACATCCTTCTTGCCACGGAGATCTTTGAATTCGATCGTCAACGTGATTCATGGGTGAGAAATGCGTGGATGTCTGCAAGTGCAACCAGCCGTGATCAACGATCTACGGAAGAACTCGCAGAGGCGATGAAATCAGATAAGGTAATTCGCGTCTATTAATTGCCACAGTAATGAGACAGCGAAAACAAACAATTCTATCGCCTCGTCCCGTATGACTTTACACGCCGCGGGTGTGCAAATGGGACGGTGAACGCGCTATTTAGCGCTGTCCTTCGTTTCCTGGGTCTGATGGAGGCGTTATCGAAATTGTCGCGATATTAAGTTTACGTGGAATTAATGACAATTGACGGTGAAACTGGTGGAATGTATTTAGCAATAGAATCCGCCACTTTCCCTTGTTTCTGAATAAGTTTAACAATTACCTAGCACGGTTCTCTCCCCTGTATAGCATTCTCGGGCTTTCTAGCATATTaacagggaataaaatgtttggaagaaaaatttaatgaagCGAATTTGTCACGGAATGTTTTTACAAAGGAGTTGTTTTCTGTCttccatgtatgtatgtatgatagtgtgaaataaataaatttattttcttgtttctAAACAACAATTCGTACATCCATATCACAAAGGAGGTATAGAGCAGTCCTAACAGCAAATTAATTCTTTTGCCCCCGGTTTGTGGAGACCTAGAGGGCACTAGGACCCACTTACCATTTCATGTCACATGCAATGTTACCGGCAAGGTCttgaaacagattgtaacgctacgcgcgGTGGGAATTGGAAGTCGACGCGGGTACAATTAGGTCATTCGTAACCCGTGGTTTACAAGTGTTTCTCTcagagtaataatttaaacaccGTCTTATGAACGTTTTCTATCTAATGGAAGAGAAAGAAGTAAATTAAagcaaattactaaattactcgctactcgactaaggCCGTGTCTGAACCAACCttgacagaaacatttgtaaaccACGGGTTACGAATGACCTACACTTCCCCgcgttgaattctaattcctaccgcgCATAGCGccacaatctgtttcgagacttgcCCGGTAACGTTGCACGCGACATTAAAATGGTAAATGGCGCTAGTATCGACAAAGTTCCTCGTCGATTGCCCTAGGTCCCCGCAAACCcgggacagaaaaatgcattggatgTTCGATCTATTCTATTCTGTACCTGGTCTCTGTCCATACGAAAGCACATTATCATGATAAAACTATTTACCGTCTTGAACGCGATTAGCTTTAATGATACAGTGCCGCGAGAAGGACAATAAACAGTCGTTTTACCATCGGTACAAATATTAATCTACCTTACGTGATTCGTAATTGTAGTTATTGTTATCCTGATCTAATCTGTTATATAATTCAACTCCATCTTTCTGTTTCGGTGAACGGAAATCGTTTACAATTTTTACTATTCCgaaatgaagtggaatgtgAGACGGGATTAATTGAAATCACCTCAGAAGCGTAGGTGCATAAGGAAGTTGTATAAACGACACAAATTCGCttcagatattttgaaatttcctTATCAAATCAACGTAACTCTCATTTGCCGACGAACCAAGGAATTTTACTGTCTAATAGTCCATCGGAGTCAGGAGAATCTTGTTTATGTTACCACGTCCGGGTAGAATTATCTAACAAGCTTGAACTTGGGATCGTAAACTCTGGAACTTTCTTGCGAAAAAAGTCAACTCGTTATTCCAGGCGTCGTAGAGTCcgagtacaatttttttttaaatgtaaatatctgACTTTACGGTATCTATCTTTTGCAACTTGCTGATTCAATTCTTTCCAAACTGTGCaatatatatttatcgtttCATCAACAGCTCTGACGTCACTCCTTTTACTTTGAACGTAATTGAAAAACTTTAGCATTTGACtcattaaatatccaataagaTCGATGATTCAAGGTGCTCCATCGCCGCCTGCGCAACGCTTACTTTCAACTGTTAGATTGCTGAAAAAAGAATGGTGttacgattatcgtcgatcctTGGACAGTCCTTGCCACGATCCGTTCACCAGTGATCGAGTCCTTGCTAGATCCAAGATCAATATCGATCACTGGTTACGTATAGACAGGCGACACACGAATGATGAGTGACTTACAACTTAAAACGTTTTTCCTGTAGGAATTCGTAAATAGCTGGTTAGCTCAATTCTAACATCGATGGCTTTGCGGTGTTTGCGAGGTGTAATGCTTGTACCACCTCTGCAAATTCATTTCCGACTTAGGTTTagtttatagttaatagttaaTAGTTCTTAGTTTATGGTTTATAGTttatagtttgtagtttgtagtttgtagtttgtagtttatagtttatagtttatagtttatagtttgtagtttgtagtttgtagtttgtagtttgtagtttgtagtttgtagtttgtagtttgtagtttgtagtttgtagtttgtagtttgtagtttgtagtttgtagtttgtagtttgtagtttgtagtttgtagtttgtagtttgtagtttgtagtttgtagtttgtagtttgtagtttgtagtttgtagtttgtagtttgtagtttgtagtttgtagtttgtagtttgtagtttgtagtttgtagtttgtagtttgtagtttgtagtttgtagtttgtagtttgtagtttgtagtttgtagtttgtagtttgtagtttgtagtttgtagtttgtagtttgtagtttgtagtttgtagtttgtagtttgtagtttgttgttagtcgaaaactatttaacatagatatttcaagatgtttaactactagtaattcgtaattaaaaataatttagaattattttgtcgtaactacagtacaaacgtgacgtttataataagaagaagaatacgaaatgagcagaaatggggacatgagcagaaattgggacattcaccttacatgtGTAGAAAATGACCACAAGACGATCGACTTTCAAATCGAGATTTTCTACCATCTCACTTACTCGGGTATCTCATGGATAATGGtaatttttagtaatttttctccactcggGTGTCCCACGGGTGCCCGGGTAACCGGGCACCTCGATACCCAGTCCAAATCAATAGTACTAATTTAGACCCGAGctaaatgcaagaaaaattaaGGCGCAGAAGAGACAGCGTACTTCAACGCAGAGATCATTCCATCATTCAAATCCCGATCGACACATGCGCACTCCGCTGGGGCTGCC is part of the Andrena cerasifolii isolate SP2316 chromosome 1, iyAndCera1_principal, whole genome shotgun sequence genome and harbors:
- the LOC143369338 gene encoding zinc carboxypeptidase-like; this encodes MKANPTMKVIFLHLLLLGAACTADKVRYDGYRLYKVFVADNTSLELLKTMQDDDGYNFWGQPRVNDTTNVMIAPAKLQEFMKFSNTTRLVPELMMDDVQKYIDDENPRGGLKGNFDWLGYHRLSVIYRWLDSLATQHPEIVKPLTGGSSYEGRSIRGVKLSYKEGNPGVFIEGGIHAREWISPAVVTYILNQLILSDDPRVRYMAESYDWYIFPVFNPDGYEYTHTTNRLWRKTRRPTGRGCVGADPNRNWNFHWAEGGTSPYPCSEIYPGDKPFSETETRTMSQYIDSIHEKIFSYIAFHSYSQLLLIPYGHTSRRLDNYDDLLQIGNHSIQALSKRYGTRYKVGNIVDVIYVASGGSMDWVRGTYNTPIPFTYELRDTGRYGFILPASQIIPTAEETLDSLVVMFQQAAKLGYGAAAAV
- the LOC143369346 gene encoding zinc carboxypeptidase-like, encoding MWKLILVGLVALATAEKVKYDNYKVFRVTPNTEEQLSIVRTLEDVSDSYSMWKEPSVRDNFADVMVAPHKVPDFIQLMEKFQIPYETYVNNVQTLIDNERPAVQPLVAFDLNNYHTLEEIYAYLESLAKANPKKVQVIVAGNTYEKRQIKGVKLSFGANKPGVVLEAGIHAREWIGPATILYMLNELLHSTNTDVRSLAESHDWYIFPVFNPDGYVYTHTTNRMWRKTRKPYGTFCYGSDPNRNWGYKWMSGGASSSPCSETYGGSAAFSDVETKSASEYLRSISKKFSAYIAFHSYSQLLMFPYGHTKEHLENYNDSLQIGQKTIQALSKRYGTSYRTGNIAETIYVASGSSMDWVKGTFHTPITYTYELRDTGRYGFLLPASQITPTGQETLDSLVGMFKEAKARGYE